One part of the Dehalococcoidia bacterium genome encodes these proteins:
- a CDS encoding cobalamin-binding protein, with protein sequence MRICSLLPSATEIVCALGLEGSLVGVTHECDFPAAVRSLPRVTRSAIESDGLSSSRIDALVAARVHDHRGLYALDRDLLERLNPDLILTQELCDVCAVSYAEVQEAVRALFGERSVLSLEPTRLDEVFASIERVGTVTGRERDAAHLTGWLRAERDRIAGLLTGIAERPRVACIEWLDPPWVGGHWVPEMVALAGGTDALGEAGSPSVRTSWEQVAAARPNVIVVMPCGFGVERILREIATLDLPPTWHDLPAVRAGRVYAVDANSYFSRPGPRLVDGLRLLAGLLHAERLPLSADPNRWRAVEAG encoded by the coding sequence GTGCGCATCTGCTCATTGCTGCCCTCGGCCACCGAGATTGTCTGCGCACTCGGCCTCGAAGGCTCGCTGGTCGGCGTCACGCACGAGTGCGACTTTCCGGCTGCGGTCCGCTCCTTGCCCCGCGTCACCCGCAGCGCGATCGAGAGCGACGGGCTCAGCAGCAGCCGCATCGACGCGCTCGTCGCCGCGCGCGTGCACGACCATCGCGGACTCTATGCACTCGACCGCGATCTGCTCGAACGGCTGAACCCGGACCTGATCCTCACCCAGGAACTGTGCGACGTCTGCGCCGTCTCCTACGCCGAGGTGCAGGAGGCCGTGCGCGCCCTGTTCGGCGAGCGCAGCGTGCTCTCTTTGGAGCCGACCCGCCTGGACGAAGTCTTCGCGAGCATCGAGCGCGTCGGCACCGTAACGGGACGCGAGCGCGACGCCGCACACCTGACGGGGTGGCTGCGTGCGGAGCGAGATCGGATCGCCGGCTTGCTCACCGGGATCGCAGAGCGGCCGCGCGTCGCCTGCATCGAATGGCTGGACCCGCCCTGGGTCGGCGGCCACTGGGTGCCGGAGATGGTGGCGCTGGCCGGCGGCACCGACGCGCTGGGCGAGGCCGGTTCGCCATCCGTGCGTACGAGCTGGGAGCAGGTCGCCGCCGCGCGGCCCAATGTGATCGTAGTCATGCCCTGCGGCTTCGGCGTAGAGCGGATCCTGCGTGAGATCGCCACGCTTGACCTGCCGCCGACGTGGCACGATCTGCCGGCGGTGCGCGCCGGGCGCGTCTACGCCGTGGACGCCAACAGCTACTTCAGCCGGCCAGGTCCGCGCCTGGTCGATGGCCTGCGCCTGCTAGCTGGCCTGCTGCATGCGGAGCGCCTGCCGCTCTCCGCCGATCCGAATCGCTGGCGGGCCGTTGAGGCCGGCTGA
- a CDS encoding TMEM175 family protein, giving the protein MSSGGSASEGERETGRLEAFSDGVFAVAITLLVLDLKVPPAGEGARRLGPALLDQWPAYLGYAGSFLSILIMWVNHHQMFRRIARVDHGLLFFNGLLLMAVTVVPFTTSLLSEYIGHREERLAAVLYCGTFVLISLFWNLVWRYAAWRHRLLHSDLDEAAVARLSRRNAVGPPVYAAAVAVAVVNAVASVVFMIAIAVYWSLPGLSWSGLRRVAGDASDSDLAGPD; this is encoded by the coding sequence GTGTCGAGCGGCGGTTCGGCAAGCGAGGGCGAACGCGAGACGGGGCGGCTGGAGGCGTTCAGCGACGGCGTCTTCGCGGTCGCGATCACACTGCTGGTGCTCGATCTGAAGGTGCCGCCCGCGGGCGAGGGCGCCAGGCGATTGGGGCCGGCCCTGCTGGATCAGTGGCCGGCGTACCTGGGCTATGCCGGCAGCTTTCTCTCCATCCTGATCATGTGGGTGAACCACCACCAGATGTTCCGCCGCATCGCCCGCGTCGATCACGGCCTGCTCTTCTTCAACGGCCTGCTGCTGATGGCGGTGACCGTGGTGCCGTTCACGACCTCGCTGCTCTCCGAATACATTGGCCACCGAGAGGAACGACTGGCTGCCGTGCTCTACTGCGGCACCTTTGTGCTGATCTCGCTCTTCTGGAATCTCGTCTGGCGGTACGCGGCCTGGCGTCACCGCCTGCTGCACTCGGACCTGGACGAGGCCGCCGTGGCGCGCTTGAGCCGACGAAACGCCGTCGGGCCGCCCGTCTACGCCGCAGCGGTCGCGGTCGCGGTCGTCAATGCCGTGGCGAGCGTGGTGTTCATGATCGCGATCGCCGTCTACTGGTCGTTGCCCGGTCTCTCGTGGTCCGGACTGCGGCGCGTCGCCGGCGATGCGTCGGACTCGGATCTGGCGGGGCCAGACTAA